AGCTACCTATACATCGTAAAGATGATGAATATCTTTGACTGCACAAGGCACTATGATAGCCTAAAAGACGCCCTTGCGCCGATCAAAGCAAATCTGCATCTAGTCGCATTTAAAGGCGATCTACTCTTTCCGCCAAGCTGCATGAGAGAAATTTATGACGCACTTTGCGAGATGGGCAGAGGCGCAAAGACAAATTTTGTAGAGATAGATAGCAACTACGGCCACGACGCCTTTTTGGTCGAGATAGAAAAATTTGATGGATATATAAAAAATATATTAAAAGGATAGAAAATGGAGCAAAAAGAGCAAAGTTTTGAAGAGAAATTAGCCCTAGCTGATAAAATTTTAAACGATCTAAACAAAGATGATGTGAGCTTAGAAAACAGCATAAAGCTACACGAGCAGGGCAAAAAGCTCTTAAACGAGGCAAGAGAAATTTTAGAAAACGCAAAACTTAGCATAAAGCAGGTGGATGATGAGTAAAATTTGTGCCCTTCAGCTACCAACGCAGCCTTTGAGCGAGGCAAGGCTTGATTATTACCTTAAAATTTGCGCGGATGAAAACGCAAGGCTGGTTGTGCTTGGCGAATACGTGCTAAATAGCTTCTTTAAAGAGCTTGCCACCATGCCAAAAAGCCTCATAAAAGAGCAGAGCGAGCGCAAAAAAGAGGCGCTATTTGCGATGGCAAAAAAGTATGATCTAAACATCATCGCACCTATCATAAATTTAAAAAGCAAGGAGATCTTTAAGAGCCTAGCTAAATTTAGCCAAACGCAAGTAAAGCTATACGACCAGCAAATTCTCATGCCTTACGCGCACTGGAACGAGGCGAAGTTTTTTAGCAATGCAAGCGAGGAGCTAAATTTACCTATCTTTACCTACGATAAATTTAAGGTTGGCGTCATGTTTGGCTTCGAGGCGCACTTTGACGTGTGCTGGGCATATATGAGCGCTAAAAAGGTCGATATCGTGCTTGTGCCAACGGCTTGCACATTCTTCTCGCAGGCACGCTGGGAGGAGCTTTTAAAGGTTAGAGCCTTTACAAACAACATCTATGTGCTTCGCGTAAATCGCGTGGGAAGCCACAAAAGTGAGGATGAGCAGTGGAGTTTTTACGGCGACTCGATGCTTATTAGCCCATTTGGCGAGGTTAAGAACAGGCTTGGCAAAAATGAAGAGATGATGATCGATGAGCTTAGCAAAAAGGAACTTAGCGAGGCTAGAAGCACTTGGGGCTTTATGCAGATAGAGGCTAAATTTAAAAGATGAAGCGCTGCGTCTGGGCGGAGAAGAGCGAATTTAGCAAGAGCTATCACGACTGTGAATGGGGCAGGGCGGTCAAGGATGATAAGAAATTTTTTGAAATGCTCATTTTAGAGGGCTTTCAAGCAGGCCTTAGCTGGGACTACGTGCTACAAAAAAGAGCTGGGCTTGCTCAAATTTTAGATGGCTTTGATGCAAAAAAGATCGCTAGCTATGACGAGGCAAAGCTTCAAAGCCTCTTAAGCGACGATCGAGCGATCAAAAACCGCCTTAAAATTTACTCTCTGCCAAAAAATGCCAAGGCTTTTTTAGAGCTTTGCGCCGAGTTTGGCTCGTTTTATAACTACATCTATAAATTTACAAATGGCAAGCGCGTGATAAACGACATAAAAAGCGCCAAGGACATGCCAGCAAGCAGTGAGCTCTCTAAGCGCATCTCAAAAGATATGAAAAAGCGTGGCTTTAAATTTGTAGGTGCTGTGATCATCTACTCGTTTTTACAAGGCGTTGGCGTCATCGATGATCACGAAAATGAGTGCTTTTGCAAGGGTAAAATTTAAGCTCGCAACTACTGTAATCTTAATGTAAAATAAATAATTTTAAGTAATCTTTACCATAAATAATCCTATAATTTTAGTAATCACAAAGGGTTTAAACTAAGGTGTAAATTTAAAATTTACAGGCTTTGGCGTAATACTAAAAAGGAGACGCTATGAGTAAAGTTTCTAGACGTGATTTCATAAAATTTGGTGCTGTTTCGGCTCTTGCTGCAAGCGGAGTTTATGCGAGCGATATGCCAGTCTTTAGAGATAAAGATGTCAAATTTGACGAAGAGTGGGATGTCGTTATCATCGGTAGCGGTTTTGCTGGTCTTGCAGCTGGTATCAAGGCAAATGAGCGAGGCAACAAGGTCCTTATCTTAGAGAAAATGGGGCGAGTTGGCGGCAACTCTGTAATAAATGGCGGAATTTTTGCCGTGCCAAACAGCGAGCTTCAAAAGAAAAACGGAGTCAAAGACTCAAAAGAGCTTTTCATCTCAGACTGCGTCAAAGCTGGCCTTGGGCTAAACCACGTGGAGCTTCTTGGCATCCTTGCTGATAGAGCGGTCGATACTTTTAACTTCACCGTAAAACACGGCGCAAAATACCTAGATAAGCTACTTCTTGAGGGCGGACACAGCGTGCCAAGGACTTACTACACCGAAAACACAAGCGGCTCTGGCATAGTTCAGCCTCTAGCTGAGACATTTAAAAATTTACAAGGATGCGAGCTTAGAACAAGGTGCAAATTTGATGAGTTTGTGACTGATGAAAATGGCGCAATAGTAGGCGTTGCGGTGCGAAATGACTATAAATTTGATAAAAATCTATTTAGCGATGACAAAGAGAACAAAAGCGGCGAGCGTAAATTTATAAAGGCTAAAAAGGGCGTCGTGCTAGCAAGTGGCGGCTTTTGCAGTGATAAATTTTTTAGAAAGCTTCAAGACCCACGCGCTGTGCCTGAATTTGACACCACAAACCACCCAGGCGCAACTGCAAGTGCTTTGATCTCAGCCCTAAAAATAGGCGCTTTACCTGTACAAATCGGCTGGATACAATATATCCCATATAAATGCCCTGACGAAAAAGGCAACGGCATCACAAGTAAATTTGCCTCACAAGCTGCCTTTAGATACGGCATCTCAGTCGATCCAAAGACTGGCAAACGCTATATGAACGAGCTTGCTGATCGCAAGATAAGGGCTGATGCTATGTTTAGGATAATTGACGCTAAAAACGACAGCTATCCTATAAATTTATGCGACTCTGTAGCTGCTGCAAAGCTAGTCGAGAGCGACCTTGCAAACCCTATGAAAAACGGCGTCATAATGAAATTTGACACGCTAGCGGACCTTGCTAAACACTATAAAATGCCAGCTGGCGAGCTAGAAAAAACAGTTGAGAGATATAACGAATTTGTTAAAAAAGGCAAGGATGAGGATTTTGATAAGCCGATTAAACTAACTGATGGCATCACCATCTCGCAAGCCCCATTTTACGCTATGCGCGGCGCTCCAAAGCTTCACCACACAATGGGCGGCGTGAAGATAAACAACAAGACTCAGGTGCTAAACATAGACGATGAGCCGATCAAGGGACTTTACGCTGCTGGCGAGGTCACTGGCGGCACACACGGAGCTAGCAGACTTGGTAGCTGCGCGATACTTGACTGCTTGACATTTGGCATGATAGCTGGGGAGAACATCTAAATTTACTCGCGCTAAATTTGGAGGTAGTTTGTCTTGCTCTTGGCTTAGGCAGACAATGCTAGCCTCCAAATTTATCGGTGCAGAGATTAAAATTTTGTTTTTATTAGTAAATTTAAAAACTTTCATTCGCTCACAAGAATTGACTACTAAATTTTGGCTTCGCTTACAGCTTAGCTCAAAATTTAGAGCCGAAATTGCTCGCTCATGAAATTTTAAAATTTACAAATCACTAAACCTGCGCGAAGCACAGCAACATCTAACGTGCGAGGGTTTTTACTCGTGCTTCGCCTCGCAACTGCAAGCAGACGGGGGATTTAAAAAAAATGATAATTTTATTTCGGAGAGAAATTTGAAACGAAGTGAGATTGAAAAATATATAAAAGAGAAATTTGACATTTTGGGTGAGCAAATTTTCCCAAAATATCCAAAATTTAGCGTCTTTCGTCACAAGAATAACAAGAAGTGGTTTGCGCTGATTATGCAGATAAGCGCTAGCAAGCTTGGTCTTGAAAGTGACGAGATGATCGAGGTTTTAAATCTAAAATGCAGTCCAGATCTAGCCATGGTGCTAGTTGATGAGCGGCAAATTTTTAAAGCATATCACATGAATAAAAAGCACTGGATAAGCGTAAATTTAAACTCCAAAATCTCACAAAAAACCGTTTTTGACCTGATAGATGAAAGCTTTAACTTAAGCAAATAAAAGCCATTTTCAGCCTTAAATTTAGTAGTTTTTGTTAAAATCACGAAAAACTTAAGGATAAAATTTGCAAGAGCTAAACAACGAGATCAAAAAAGTCCATTTCATAGGCATCGGCGGCATCGGCATCTCAGCCATCGCTAGATTTTTACACGAAAAAGGCCACAAGATAAGCGGCAGCGACATCAAAGAGAGCAAAACGACGCTAGAGCTAAAAGATGAAGGCATCGAGGTCATCACACCGCACTGCAAAGAGGCGATAAAAGACCAAGACTTCGTGGTCTACTCGGCCGCGATAAAAGAGGACAACATCGAGCTAGTCGAGGCTAGAAGAAAGGGCATAAAGTGCTTTTCAAGAAAAGAAATTTTGCCTTATGTGCTTGAAGATAAGTGCGTTTTTGCAGTTGCTGGCGCACACGGCAAAAGTACGACCTCTGCGATGTTAGCAAGCCTCATTGAAGGCTCAGTCATCATCGGCGCCATCTCAAAGCAGTTTGGCTCAAATATGCGCTACGCCAAAAGCGACAACGTCGTATTTGAGGCAGACGAGAGCGATTCTAGCTTTCTAAACTCAAACCCATATCTAGCCATCGTCACAAACGCAGAGCCAGAGCACATGGAGCACTACGACTACGATCTAGCTAAATTTTACGCAGCCTACAAGGGCTTTTTGGAGCGTGCAAAGGTTAGGGTGATAAACGCTGAGGACGAGTTTTTAAGCACGCTTAAGCTTGATGCGATCAGACTTTATCCAAGCACCGATATCACTGAGCTTACGATGGTGGTAAGAGACTATCAGCCATACACTAGCTTCAACCTTAAAAATTTAGGCAAATTTGAAGCCTTTGGCATGGGCGAGCACATCGCCATAGACGCATCTTTGGCTATCCTTGCTGCTATGCACGAGACGCCGCTTAAAGATATAAGAGAAAATTTACTAAATTTTAAAGGCATCAAAAAGCGTTTTGACATCCTTAGCGCAAACAAAAATTTCGTCCTAATAGACGACTACGCGCACCATCCAACCGAGATAAAAGCGACACTAAAATCAGTCTTTGAATACGCCAAAATTTTAGGTATAAACAGCGTCACAGCGATATTTCAGCCACACCGCTACACAAGACTTAGCACAAATTTACCTGGCTTTAAAGAGTGCTTTAAGGGCGTTGATGAGCTTGTCATCTTGCCAGTTTATGCAGCTGGAGAAAATCCTATCGAAGTTGATATGAAGAGCGAATTTAGCGAGTATAACCCGATCTTTACCGACAAGGTCGAGAGGGTTGAAGAGGGGATAGAATTTACAGATGAATTTGGCGTGAAAAATCGCCTAAGTGATGGCATCGTAGTTGGCTTTGGAGCGGGCGATATCAGCGTGCAGCTAAGAGGCGGATATTAATGGATCTAAGCACTTTTAAGCCCCAAGATGAAAATGAAATTTTAAAAGAGATAAAAGAAAAAGAGCTAAGCGAGGATGAAATTTCTAGCCTTATAAATTTAGGCAAAAAAGATATCTTGATAGCCCTTGCAAGGTCGCAAAAACTAAATAGCGCCCAGATAAAAGATATGCTGCCAAATGCCCCATATCTAGCCGTTTGCCTGCTGGTTGAAAAGCAAGATATCAGCGAGGTTAGGGCTGAAATTTTAGAAAAGATCAAGCCTCATCCTGAGCTTTACAAGGAGCTCATCGCAAAGTATAAGGGCGTAAAATGGTAAGAAATTTGATAATAATCGCCGGCGTGATGCTGCTTTTTGGAGCGATCTGGGCGATAAAAGATGAAAAGATCAGCAAAGGCGTTAAAGCGCTTGTTAGCGCAGTGCTTGTATCGATCCTTATTTGCGTCTATTTTTACGAAGAGAATTTATCGAAAAATGAGGACGCCATCTCAAAGCTAGTTAGCGATTTTAAACAAGGCAAAACACTAAAATGTGGCGAATACAACGTGAGCGCTGAAAAATTTAACTATGAATTTGGCACGGCGTCATTTTTACCAAAGCGAGAATTTAGTGATCTCTCAGGCGTCATCGTGCCTATAACGAGCTGCGAGCAATGAACGATATATTTGCAAAGCTCGATCTAGGCGAGTATCTGGATAAATTTAACTCATTTTTAGCAAGGCAAAAACCGCTATTTTTACAAGGCGATAGCAAAATCCACTTTGAAAACATTAGCGAGCTTTCAAAGTATGATTTTAAGGCGCCTGACGAGATAAAAGAGCTTGATGACGCACTTATGAGACTTAGTAAGCAAGCAGTGCTTCACATCAGCGAAATTTACGAGTTTGCAAAGATCATTAAGTATTTTTCATATCTAAAAAAGCAAAAATTTGAAGGCAGGCTTGGCGAGTGGATCGCTAAAGTCGAAATCCCTGAAGCGATGAGCCAGATGGCAAACAGCTTTGATGAAAACGGCGAGTTTAGCGACAGCGTGGATGAGAGATTTGCTGCGATAAAGCAAGCTTTTAGCGAGAAAAAGCGCCAGATCGACGCTGAGCTTAAAAAGCTCATCTACTCAAAGCACATCACGCCCTATCTAGTCGATACCCAGACGCACTACATCAACTCGCAAGAGGCACTTTTGGTGCGTGGCGGCTTTAATCACGCCCTAAAAGGCACCGTGATCGCTAGAAGCTCAGGCGGCTACTTCTACGTCGCACCTGCAAGCACCGAGCGCCTAAAAAAGGAGCAAAGCGAGCTGCTTGATAGAAAAGAGGAGATCATTTTTGAGCACTGCAAGAAATTTAGCCTGCAGATGGGCAAGAGCCTGCTCTTTTTGAAATTTATAA
Above is a window of Campylobacter concisus DNA encoding:
- the xseB gene encoding exodeoxyribonuclease VII small subunit; amino-acid sequence: MEQKEQSFEEKLALADKILNDLNKDDVSLENSIKLHEQGKKLLNEAREILENAKLSIKQVDDE
- a CDS encoding carbon-nitrogen hydrolase family protein, which translates into the protein MSKICALQLPTQPLSEARLDYYLKICADENARLVVLGEYVLNSFFKELATMPKSLIKEQSERKKEALFAMAKKYDLNIIAPIINLKSKEIFKSLAKFSQTQVKLYDQQILMPYAHWNEAKFFSNASEELNLPIFTYDKFKVGVMFGFEAHFDVCWAYMSAKKVDIVLVPTACTFFSQARWEELLKVRAFTNNIYVLRVNRVGSHKSEDEQWSFYGDSMLISPFGEVKNRLGKNEEMMIDELSKKELSEARSTWGFMQIEAKFKR
- a CDS encoding DNA-3-methyladenine glycosylase I; the encoded protein is MKRCVWAEKSEFSKSYHDCEWGRAVKDDKKFFEMLILEGFQAGLSWDYVLQKRAGLAQILDGFDAKKIASYDEAKLQSLLSDDRAIKNRLKIYSLPKNAKAFLELCAEFGSFYNYIYKFTNGKRVINDIKSAKDMPASSELSKRISKDMKKRGFKFVGAVIIYSFLQGVGVIDDHENECFCKGKI
- a CDS encoding flavocytochrome c produces the protein MSKVSRRDFIKFGAVSALAASGVYASDMPVFRDKDVKFDEEWDVVIIGSGFAGLAAGIKANERGNKVLILEKMGRVGGNSVINGGIFAVPNSELQKKNGVKDSKELFISDCVKAGLGLNHVELLGILADRAVDTFNFTVKHGAKYLDKLLLEGGHSVPRTYYTENTSGSGIVQPLAETFKNLQGCELRTRCKFDEFVTDENGAIVGVAVRNDYKFDKNLFSDDKENKSGERKFIKAKKGVVLASGGFCSDKFFRKLQDPRAVPEFDTTNHPGATASALISALKIGALPVQIGWIQYIPYKCPDEKGNGITSKFASQAAFRYGISVDPKTGKRYMNELADRKIRADAMFRIIDAKNDSYPINLCDSVAAAKLVESDLANPMKNGVIMKFDTLADLAKHYKMPAGELEKTVERYNEFVKKGKDEDFDKPIKLTDGITISQAPFYAMRGAPKLHHTMGGVKINNKTQVLNIDDEPIKGLYAAGEVTGGTHGASRLGSCAILDCLTFGMIAGENI
- a CDS encoding MmcQ/YjbR family DNA-binding protein gives rise to the protein MKRSEIEKYIKEKFDILGEQIFPKYPKFSVFRHKNNKKWFALIMQISASKLGLESDEMIEVLNLKCSPDLAMVLVDERQIFKAYHMNKKHWISVNLNSKISQKTVFDLIDESFNLSK
- the murC gene encoding UDP-N-acetylmuramate--L-alanine ligase, which translates into the protein MKKVHFIGIGGIGISAIARFLHEKGHKISGSDIKESKTTLELKDEGIEVITPHCKEAIKDQDFVVYSAAIKEDNIELVEARRKGIKCFSRKEILPYVLEDKCVFAVAGAHGKSTTSAMLASLIEGSVIIGAISKQFGSNMRYAKSDNVVFEADESDSSFLNSNPYLAIVTNAEPEHMEHYDYDLAKFYAAYKGFLERAKVRVINAEDEFLSTLKLDAIRLYPSTDITELTMVVRDYQPYTSFNLKNLGKFEAFGMGEHIAIDASLAILAAMHETPLKDIRENLLNFKGIKKRFDILSANKNFVLIDDYAHHPTEIKATLKSVFEYAKILGINSVTAIFQPHRYTRLSTNLPGFKECFKGVDELVILPVYAAGENPIEVDMKSEFSEYNPIFTDKVERVEEGIEFTDEFGVKNRLSDGIVVGFGAGDISVQLRGGY